TTTAATAGGTTTACTGTAACTATCCCATTTTTCACACAGCGTGCTCGTAGAATTTAAGCACTCATTTTGTATTGAATTGGAGTCATATCATTGAGCGAGTCATGTGGCCGCTCTATGTTGTATAACTCAACCCATTGCTCCGTTTGTTCGGCCACCTCCC
The genomic region above belongs to Cardiobacteriaceae bacterium TAE3-ERU3 and contains:
- a CDS encoding transposase — translated: EVAEQTEQWVELYNIERPHDSLNDMTPIQYKMSA